The Ensifer adhaerens genome contains a region encoding:
- a CDS encoding L,D-transpeptidase family protein, protein MVSRFALTASVVALLLSPATGFAGSRGPLQIIVSKDQQSLVVYDGDAVIATSPVSTGKAGHTTPSGIFSILEKRRHHKSNIYSNAPMPFMQRLTWSGIALHGSNHVPDYPASHGCVRLPSEFAASLYKLTERGVHVLISDRQITPLEVKSALLFRPAPIDLQPPLSDVPLRPAISQAGDAPVEVAMREPPGGANSARSTEEPIRILITRSDTRDTMREVQTSLDFLGYAPGAIDGHAGPATIAALRAFQASEGIDGDGKLTPDLTDRLLRKAGRTPPQNGKILVRQGFKPLFEAGLTIDKPEEALGTHFLQFRHNEEEGAEGKWFGVSLEDHLPASTKKRLGISTEADPFAYNGIQRTLARMTISDVVRRRVEALLAEGSSLSIADVESGLETGQGTDFITITRTRPGD, encoded by the coding sequence ATGGTATCGCGTTTCGCTCTCACCGCCAGCGTCGTCGCACTGCTTTTGTCGCCGGCTACCGGCTTTGCAGGCAGTCGCGGGCCGCTGCAGATCATCGTCTCGAAAGATCAGCAATCGCTCGTCGTCTATGACGGCGACGCTGTCATTGCGACATCACCGGTCTCGACCGGCAAGGCGGGCCACACGACGCCATCGGGCATCTTTTCTATCCTGGAAAAGCGGCGTCATCACAAATCGAACATCTATTCGAACGCTCCGATGCCGTTCATGCAGCGGCTCACCTGGTCGGGCATTGCTCTGCATGGCTCCAACCATGTGCCGGACTATCCGGCGTCCCATGGCTGCGTGCGGTTGCCGAGCGAATTTGCTGCCTCGCTCTACAAGTTGACCGAGCGCGGCGTGCACGTGCTGATCTCCGACCGGCAGATAACGCCCTTGGAGGTCAAGAGCGCCCTACTCTTCCGCCCGGCCCCGATCGATCTCCAGCCGCCGCTTTCCGACGTGCCGCTCAGACCGGCGATCAGCCAGGCCGGCGATGCGCCGGTGGAAGTGGCGATGCGGGAGCCGCCCGGCGGCGCCAATTCGGCGCGATCCACCGAGGAGCCGATCCGTATCCTGATCACCCGCAGCGATACCCGCGACACCATGCGCGAGGTTCAGACGTCCCTGGATTTCCTCGGCTACGCGCCGGGCGCGATCGACGGCCATGCCGGGCCGGCGACGATTGCGGCCCTGCGTGCCTTCCAGGCAAGCGAAGGCATCGACGGCGACGGCAAGCTGACACCGGACCTGACCGACCGGCTCCTGCGCAAGGCCGGACGTACGCCACCGCAAAACGGCAAGATCCTCGTGCGGCAAGGGTTCAAGCCGCTCTTTGAAGCCGGGCTTACGATCGACAAGCCGGAAGAGGCGCTCGGAACGCATTTCCTCCAGTTCCGGCACAATGAAGAAGAAGGTGCCGAAGGCAAATGGTTCGGCGTCTCGCTCGAGGACCACCTGCCCGCCTCGACGAAGAAGCGGCTCGGCATCTCCACGGAGGCCGATCCCTTCGCCTATAACGGCATCCAGCGCACGCTGGCGCGCATGACGATCTCCGACGTTGTGCGCAGGCGCGTGGAAGCGTTGCTCGCCGAGGGCTCGTCGCTCTCGATTGCCGATGTGGAAAGCGGGTTGGAGACCGGTCAGGGCACCGACTTCATCACCATTACTCGGACACGTCCCGGCGACTGA